The genomic DNA GGCCGTCTCGACACGGAGGCGGTCCGGTCGCGCGTGCGCATCCTGGAGGAGTCGAAGTAGAGCAGGGCGCGGCTGGAGCCGACGTCTTCCGCCGGCCGAAGCGACCTCCGCGATGCGGCCCCGTCACCTGCTTGTGCGCCGCCTATCCCGCGCTCGCTCCCGAGGGAGAGCCGCGCCCCCTCGCCTCACGAGTCGCCGGGCTCGGATCGCGGACTCGTCTCGCGCCGACAACCGGGGCACGGTTCTGTAAGACTCCAGGCGTGCGGGTACCCGCGGCACTGGTCCGGGCGCGCGTCGTAGACGAGGCACTCGCGATCATCGAGGAAGATGCAAGAGCCGTCCTCGCGCTCCGCGAGAGAGAGCGCCGCGCGGTTCGAGGCGAGCCGAGCGTACCGCTTGAGGAAGGTCCGGTCCTCGAGACCGAGAACCCGCGCGAGACGCGCGCAGTCACTCTCCGAGAGGAAGACGTGGCCGGGCCAGCGGCAGCACGCGCCGCACCGTGCGCAGTCGAAACGATCGGCGCCCCTCATCTCTCCTCGGTATTCTTCCATTCGTAGAGGTCGTAGCGCACGAGCCGCCCGTCCAGGCCGCCGTTTCGGAGCGCCTTCTTCCATTTCGGGCGGAGCTCCACCCGCTTCACGAGATCCCGC from Candidatus Eisenbacteria bacterium includes the following:
- a CDS encoding YkgJ family cysteine cluster protein, which translates into the protein MRGADRFDCARCGACCRWPGHVFLSESDCARLARVLGLEDRTFLKRYARLASNRAALSLAEREDGSCIFLDDRECLVYDARPDQCRGYPHAWSLTEPCPGCRRETSPRSEPGDS